GTGGGCGAAAAAGTTTTATGAGGCGATCGCCCAACGGAAAATTTCCTTAGCCACCCCGATCCTCGCCAATCTCCGCATTCCTGGGGGTTCCCTCTCCAGTTGCTTCATTACCGCTATGGATGACCACCTAGAGAGCATTTATGCCACTTTAACCGATACGGCCCGCATTTCCAAAAATGGGGGCGGTGTAGGGGTGAATGTGAGCCGCATTCGGGCAACCGGATCTTGGGTGATGGGTAAACCCAATGCTTCTGGGGGGGTGGTTCCCTGGATTAAATTGCTCAATGATACGGCGATCGCCGTTAACCAAGGGGGAAGACGCGCAGGAGCAGTCACCGTCAGCCTCGATATCTGGCATTTGGATATCCTCGAATTCCTGGAAATGCAAACCGAAAACGGGGATCAACGGCGCAAAGCTTATGATATTTTCCCTCAATTGGTGATTGCCGATGAATTCATGAGACGGGTTATTGCCCAAGAAAACTGGACATTAGTCGATCCCTACGAAGTCAAAACCAAGCTAGGCATTGACTTACCGACTCTCTGGGGCAAAGACTTCGAGCAAGCCTATGAAAAAATTGAAGCCGAAGTGGGTCATACTCTAACCTTGTATAACCGGATTAATGCCAGGGAACTGTTTAAGACGATCATGCGTACCCAGGTAGAAACGGGTATGCCCTATCTGGCATTCAAAGATACCATTAACCGTGCTAATCCCAACTCCCATAAAGGCTACATTCCCGGCGTTAATCTCTGCTGTGAATCCTTCAGCAATGTCAGCCCTGGAGAAGAAGCCCATTGTTGTAACTTGAATAGCCTCAATTTTGCCAACCTAGAAGCCGAGGAATTGGCCGACATTTGCCAAACGGCAGTCCGCATGTTGGACAATACCATTGAAGTCACCCATCCTCCTTTCGCAGCCAGTAAAACCCATAATGATAGATATCGCACCATTGGCGTAGGAGCCATGGGATTAGCGGATTGGTTGGCGAAAAACCAACTTTCCTATGAGGATTTGCCGCAGATAAGCCATTTATTTGAGGAAATGGGTTATTGGTGTACCCATGCTTCCATGGAGTTGGCGAAAGAGCGCGGTGCTTATAAATACTTTGCCGGCAGTCAGTGGAGTAAAGGGCATTTGATTGGAGCCAAACCGGTGGAGTGGTTTCGGGAACATTCCCAGGAGCCAGAGCGCTGGGAGCAATTGTCACAAGATATCCAGAAATATGGTATTCGTAATAGTCATATTACGGCGATCGCCCCCAACACCTCCTCCTCCCTCGTCCAAGGTTGCACCGCCAGCATTCTGCCCACCTACAGCCGTTTCTTCTACGATAAATGGGCAAAAGGCAGCGTACCCATTGCCCCCCCATTTATCACCGACGCTCTCTGGTACTACCAAGAAAACAAACACTTAGAACAGAAAAAAGTCGTCGCTGCTGTCTCCACCATTCAACAGTGGATTGATACCGGCATTTCCATGGAATTGCTCTTTAATTTGAACGCAGGTGTCTATTTTCAGGATGAACCCGAACGTACCCTCAAAGCTAAAGACATTTTTGAAACTTTAGTCATGGCTTGGCAACAACAATGTAAAGCCGTATACTATGTCCGCACCGTTCAACGGGACGACTTTAAGGAAGGGTTAACCGACTGTAGTTCTTGCG
The sequence above is drawn from the Roseofilum capinflatum BLCC-M114 genome and encodes:
- a CDS encoding ribonucleoside-diphosphate reductase subunit alpha produces the protein MMQPTLSVTAHTPHTTPIHVIKRDGTRAALDITKIRAVVEWACLGTQASPIPLEAGLTTRLRNGVTTREIQENLINCSLELCSPTEPDWRYVAGRLHMWSLWKDTLVSRGYQYSNYPKTVARKVAANEYDQRILTYSPDELEIAGGWINPDWDTDYDYAGATLLTKRYLLEDELPQEAYLTCALLLASVEEPQNRLKWAKKFYEAIAQRKISLATPILANLRIPGGSLSSCFITAMDDHLESIYATLTDTARISKNGGGVGVNVSRIRATGSWVMGKPNASGGVVPWIKLLNDTAIAVNQGGRRAGAVTVSLDIWHLDILEFLEMQTENGDQRRKAYDIFPQLVIADEFMRRVIAQENWTLVDPYEVKTKLGIDLPTLWGKDFEQAYEKIEAEVGHTLTLYNRINARELFKTIMRTQVETGMPYLAFKDTINRANPNSHKGYIPGVNLCCESFSNVSPGEEAHCCNLNSLNFANLEAEELADICQTAVRMLDNTIEVTHPPFAASKTHNDRYRTIGVGAMGLADWLAKNQLSYEDLPQISHLFEEMGYWCTHASMELAKERGAYKYFAGSQWSKGHLIGAKPVEWFREHSQEPERWEQLSQDIQKYGIRNSHITAIAPNTSSSLVQGCTASILPTYSRFFYDKWAKGSVPIAPPFITDALWYYQENKHLEQKKVVAAVSTIQQWIDTGISMELLFNLNAGVYFQDEPERTLKAKDIFETLVMAWQQQCKAVYYVRTVQRDDFKEGLTDCSSCAN